The Rubrobacter tropicus nucleotide sequence AAGGCAGCCCGTAGCCCCTGTACTTCTTGGCGACGCTCACCACGAGCCTCAGGTTCTTCTCGATGAGCCTCTGGCGGGCCCGCGCGTCGCCGGCCTTCGCCCTCTTGGAGAGGTCGATCTCCTCCTTGTGGGAGAGCAGGTGCCCCTGCCCGATGTGCGCCAGGTACTTCGCGAGGAGCTCCGGCGTCTCCTGCTCCCGCTCCGGCTTCTGTCCCTCTGTCCGCTTGTTGGCCTCCGGCTTCAAAATGCCCTCCTCACGAAACGCGCGGCCCACCCGAGATCGATTTTAGTAACTAATCCTAATCTACCGGGCGCCGCCAGTTTCTAAACCCCTCTAATTTCGGACCCGACGGGTACTTTTTTGTCCGACAACCTTTATACGGACGTCGGGACGAAAAGGTTGCGTCGGCGGCCTCCGGCTACCGCGGGAGAGATAGGGCACGGGTATACTGTCTGTCATGAGGACACCACCGCAGATAGTCGCCCACATCCGCCAGGACCTGCCCAGTATCTTGAAGAGTTGGAAGGAGGAACGCAAAGGGTTCGGCGAAGACGAGCCGTCCAGGCGCCTGGTCGCCGGGATGGAGGAGTTGCTCTCCGTCTTCGCCGGGTTCTTGGAGAGCCCGCAAGGCGTGGAGGGCTTCAGCAGGGGGGGTGAGATCCGCTCCCTCGTGGCCAGGATCGCCGACGACCAGCACGCCCTCGGCCGCGACGCCGTCGGTGTCATAGAGGACTTCGCCGTGCTCCGGCGGTGCGTCTGGCGCTCCGTCGAGGAGGGCGTGGACCTCTCGGACGGCTCGGGAAGCGAGGTGGCGGCGTTCTTCGTCAAGCTTTTGCAGGCCTCCGACTGGGTTACCGAGAAGGGCCTTGAGGCTTTCGAAGAGATAGCTATGCGCGACATGGAGCGGGCGCTCGGGCGGGCCGAGGCGACCGACCTCGTCACGGGCCTGCCCGACAGGGAGCAGTTCAACCGCCTGCTGCTGCCGGCCGCCGTTAGGGAGCACGAGAGGTTCGCCGTGCTCGCCTTCGACGTGGTCGATTTCACCGAGACCGTCGCGGAGGGAGACCTGGGCCGGGCGCGCGGCATCCTGCACCTGCTCGCAGAGACGGTCGAGCAGGCGACGCCGGAGACGGCCGTCTGCGCCCGCTTCGGGGACGACGAGGTCTGCGCGATCCTGCCGGGCAGCACCAGCGAGGACGCCTACAAGATCGCGAAGCTCGTCTCCCAGCGCCTCTCGGAGGACCCGGACGGCTTCGAGGTCGACGCCGGCGTGGCCGAGTACCCGGTCCACGGCTCCGACGCCTCGGAGCTTATGGCGGAGACCCTGAAGGCGCTCAGCACGGCCAAGCGAGTCGGCGGCGGCGGCATCGTCGTCGCCCGGTAGGTGGGGGGAGAGACGTGATAGCGATCATGAACAGCCTGCCCGTGGTCGAGGGCGCCGCCGACGCGGTCGTGGAAAGGTTCGCCGGCAGCAGGGGGCACGTGCAAAACTTCCCCGGCTTCGTCTCGATGGAAGTCCTCAAGTCTGCCGAGGAGGACGAAGTGCTCGTGGTGACGCGCTGGCGGGACCGGGAGGCTTTCGACGCGTGGGTCGGTAGCGAAGAGTTCGCCAAGGCCCACTCGCGGGGTGGAACGCAGGGGTTACTGCGGGGGCACCCGAAGATGTCGTCTTACGAGGTGGCCGTGCAGCGTGGGGCCGCGGGCTAGGAGGTCGGCAGGGACAGGGCCAAGGCGGGGGACGACTCTCGCTCCGCGCCCGGTTCGTACTCGCCCTTGCCGAGGACGGCGAACGTGAAGGCGAAGAGGAAGATCAGAAGCAAAATCAAGATTCCGAACGTTAGCCGCTCGCGCACCCGGTCTCCTCTCTCAGTTACCCGTCCGGGGCATTCTAACCGAATCGCGGCGGCCCGTCCCGCGTTCGCCGGCACGTCCAA carries:
- a CDS encoding GGDEF domain-containing protein, whose translation is MRTPPQIVAHIRQDLPSILKSWKEERKGFGEDEPSRRLVAGMEELLSVFAGFLESPQGVEGFSRGGEIRSLVARIADDQHALGRDAVGVIEDFAVLRRCVWRSVEEGVDLSDGSGSEVAAFFVKLLQASDWVTEKGLEAFEEIAMRDMERALGRAEATDLVTGLPDREQFNRLLLPAAVREHERFAVLAFDVVDFTETVAEGDLGRARGILHLLAETVEQATPETAVCARFGDDEVCAILPGSTSEDAYKIAKLVSQRLSEDPDGFEVDAGVAEYPVHGSDASELMAETLKALSTAKRVGGGGIVVAR
- a CDS encoding antibiotic biosynthesis monooxygenase family protein, which codes for MIAIMNSLPVVEGAADAVVERFAGSRGHVQNFPGFVSMEVLKSAEEDEVLVVTRWRDREAFDAWVGSEEFAKAHSRGGTQGLLRGHPKMSSYEVAVQRGAAG